attcaacacttttttaatgacaaaagAATGAACCTGTATTTaaactatagtaattaatgtgtattataatacattatttactgatttttttaaaattatttaatcactaAGACACTAAGCTACCCcacaataatcatttaaaaatatatttttaaataggtatatttttttatacataattttcaatcacagcttaaaatgtatgtattatttttaagattgagTGGGTAGGTATACTTTTGTTAACTGTATGTGCTCCTAAAATTTCTCTGTATGCCACTGTTcttctaaaaaaaacaaacaagtgATAGCATAAATAACTAACAATATATCTTGCCTTCAGCTGACACAATAGTGTTGGTTTAAGATGAAACTTTTATTGATCTCGCGTCAACATAACACActgtactttaaaaatttcaatagctGGAGTAAGCCCTCTATCacctattaaatatctaacctgtttaaatattggtttaatattttgattttttttttttttttataatagattgcTTTGGTCATGGAGTTTGTGCCTAGATCACTTAAAGAAATCATAGAAACTGAAGGTATATTGAGTGAAGAAAGAACACAGGGAATTATATGTCATCTCGTATCCGCTTTACACTATTTacacaagaaaaatattttacacaggtatctaaattattaacagtttttttttaacacaatattctttactaaataaataaataatacctttaATATTTAGGGATTTAAAAccaccaaatattttattagacaaCAATGATGTTGCAAAATTATGTGATTTTGGTTTAGCCAGGTTTATGTTAACTGGTACTCAAGTATTAACTCAAGCATCACTTAAAGGAACCCCTCTTTATATGGCTCCTGAAGTGATAAATTCTCCTGTTATACCTCCAATATACAATCATAATGCAGATTTATGGTATacatcaatgatttattataaataaaatactattcatgtatttatatcaattattaatttaggtcATTGGGATGTATAGCATATCATTTACTTTGTGGAAAACCACCATTTGATACAAAGTGTTTGATGCATTTAGTTCAAATGATGAAAGATCAACCAATAATTTGGCCAAATACTGTGTCAGCAGTTTGTCAGAACTTTTTAGAACAACTGTTACAAAAAAATCCATTACAAAGGTTAACATGGCCTGGTTTATTAGaacatgaatttttaaaaaataaagtacacaTAATGGATATTAATCAAAATGAGGAAATAGATGTTTCAACAGAATTTGATGATATTGTGTCACCCTTAAactcaatgaaaataaatgaagaagaagaagaagaagaagaggAAGAAGAGGAAGAAGGAGAAGAAGATAAAGAACACTCAGATTCTTCTACTAGTCATGATTTTACATCTATAGAAGAaacgtattaatttttaatttatagatatagaagaagaatattttaaagttttaggattaaaaatactgatttttaTAGAACTGAAGAGGATTTGCGTTCAAGTCAATCTGGTTGGTGTTCTGAAACTTGTCAAGAGTTAGATGTGGCTTGTGATAAAACTAACTCAACAaccaataatacaaaatctaATGATTTTATGAGTGAAGAATGGATAGTATTTTTGCGGCAAAGTGCTTCtgaagtaaaattttaattattgttttatatctattctacataaatataaatgaaagttactttttgaaattatttcctTAAAACCtaacaataaattcaaatggGGTTGTTATGATTGGATGGTTTCATAAATTCAACTTCTGcccaagaaaaataaaaataagcttaTGATGATTTTAAGGGGCTGATGAAGGACTTaacttatttcatttaatatgtaaatattttatggtaattatttttagtaaattttataataattttaaagtataacgggtataaaatgtaaatatgctttggtaataaaaatatgagaataacttttttttgccATAGTACTAAATTTTCCCCTTCCTCGTTAAAGTTCTATCAAAATAACTACTACATATGTCTGGTTTTTACagcaacattttaaaattgttttctatgCAACCACTCACTTGGCAGTGTTTACatttgttcatttttcatACATCTGATTCgtgaaaaattatacaaaatcataaattctagtttaattaaattactataaattgttaggttaataccattaattttatttagtttgtgAAGAAAagacttatataattttatttaatattttaaaattttaaataatatattgtatgcattttattttgtaatttgtgttaatataacatagttaatacaatgtaattatatttttaaggttgTTTCTGGAAATATAACATCTATGActcaaaaaagttttattctaGTAGTATTGTCTCCTTTAAAAAGTGGTGCCAtatcttcaaaattattacactATGTTGTTACTGTTCTGGCAATACCTTTTGTTACTCCAAATATTCAACAAACTGAGAAAGACTTAATAActcaagtatttataatcattatattttatttatttttgtattattaatattttgtgtttgttatagatttatattgaaaCTAAAGTCATACCATGTTTAATGCAAGCATTTTCTAATGCTTTCAAATCTCCTGCTCGTAATTGTGTATCACCTGTACCACCAGACATTATCGGCATTCAAGAATTAGACAGTTTAGGATCAGTGCTTCTATTAGTAGAAGGATTATGCTTAGATAAACCTATTGAATGTCTTAAGCAATTTACTGAAAGCatcta
This sequence is a window from Rhopalosiphum maidis isolate BTI-1 chromosome 1, ASM367621v3, whole genome shotgun sequence. Protein-coding genes within it:
- the LOC113547806 gene encoding serine/threonine-protein kinase fused-like isoform X1; the encoded protein is MNGNFWRQESSICTADEIQYPMMVADERLAYWAHCHNYQLRDKIGEGSFGKVFKALNTKTNTIVAFKFIFKLDKLKTLQQEVEIQQKLHHPNIVKMIESFGNENGIALVMEFVPRSLKEIIETEGILSEERTQGIICHLVSALHYLHKKNILHRDLKPPNILLDNNDVAKLCDFGLARFMLTGTQVLTQASLKGTPLYMAPEVINSPVIPPIYNHNADLWSLGCIAYHLLCGKPPFDTKCLMHLVQMMKDQPIIWPNTVSAVCQNFLEQLLQKNPLQRLTWPGLLEHEFLKNKVHIMDINQNEEIDVSTEFDDIVSPLNSMKINEEEEEEEEEEEEEGEEDKEHSDSSTSHDFTSIEETTEEDLRSSQSGWCSETCQELDVACDKTNSTTNNTKSNDFMSEEWIVFLRQSASEVVSGNITSMTQKSFILVVLSPLKSGAISSKLLHYVVTVLAIPFVTPNIQQTEKDLITQIYIETKVIPCLMQAFSNAFKSPARNCVSPVPPDIIGIQELDSLGSVLLLVEGLCLDKPIECLKQFTESIYFLKILPLLQKCLSLSHGNTHLVTNTLAVLILTLLYLPSNISLVQDIVIGKHLEGRISNVELHKLLRNNEEPSIRERTCVLLLHMTRLNPNCLSEIWHQTLTNDIEFLKNDPCPNVVQAAIYTSELLKKTQFYQVETEP
- the LOC113547806 gene encoding serine/threonine-protein kinase fused-like isoform X2, with translation MNGNFWRQESSICTADEIQYPMMVADERLAYWAHCHNYQLRDKIGEGSFGKVFKALNTKTNTIVAFKFIFKLDKLKTLQQEVEIQQKLHHPNIVKMIESFGNENGIALVMEFVPRSLKEIIETEGILSEERTQGIICHLVSALHYLHKKNILHRDLKPPNILLDNNDVAKLCDFGLARFMLTGTQVLTQASLKGTPLYMAPEVINSPVIPPIYNHNADLWSLGCIAYHLLCGKPPFDTKCLMHLVQMMKDQPIIWPNTVSAVCQNFLEQLLQKNPLQRLTWPGLLEHEFLKNKVHIMDINQNEEIDVSTEFDDIVSPLNSMKINEEEEEEEEEEEEEGEEDKEHSDSSTSHDFTSIEETTEEDLRSSQSGWCSETCQELDVACDKTNSTTNNTKSNDFMSEEWIVFLRQSASEVVSGNITSMTQKSFILVVLSPLKSGAISSKLLHYVVTVLAIPFVTPNIQQTEKDLITQIYIETKVIPCLMQAFSNAFKSPARNCVSPVPPDIIGIQELDSLGSVLLLVEGLCLDKPIECLKQFTESIYFLKILPLLQKCLSLSHV